TGCAGCTGAAGTGGAACGTGCGTGGCGAGCGCGCCGGCTACCTTGAGCTGGCCAGCCGCAACGCGCAGCTGACCCTGGCCACCGAACTCAACAGCCGCAACGCGCAGCACGCACGCAGCGAAGCGCTGCGCGAGATGCTGGGCCTGGCCGAGCCGGTCAAACGGGTGGAATGCTTCGATATCAGCCACACCATGGGCGAGGCCACCGTGGCATCGTGTGTGGTGTTCGATGCGGCCGGCCCGGTGCGCGCACAGTACCGCCGCTTCAACATCAGCGGCATCGAACCCGGCGATGACTACGCCGCCATGCACCAGGCGATCGACCGCCGCTTCCGCCGCGCGGTGGAAGAGCAGGGCGTGCTGCCCGACGTGCTGCTGATCGACGGTGGTGCCGGCCAGCTGGCCCAGGCACAGGCCGCGCTGGCCGACCTGGGCGTGGAAGGCGTGCTGCTGGTGGGTGTGGCCAAGGGCGTGGAGCGCCGCGCCGGCCACGAAGCCCTGGTGATGCCCGATGGCCGCGAGCTGCGGCCGGGCGCGGCCAACCCTGCGCTGCAGTTCATCCAGCAGGTGCGCGATGAGGCACACCGCTTCGCCATCACCGGCCACCGTGGTCGCCGGCAGAAGGCCCGGATGACCAGCAAGCTGGAAGACATCCCCGGTATCGGCCCGCGCCGACGCGCCAGTTTGCTCAAGCATTTTGGTGGCCTGGTCGGCCTGAAAGCTGCCGGCGAAGCGGAAATCGCCAAGGTGGAGGGCATCAATGACGCCCTCGCTGCACGCATCTACGCTAACCTGCACGGGTTGGCCACGCCTGACCCGGCCGAGTAGAGAGAGAAGCAAGCCGCATGAAGTTGACCCTGCCCACCTGGCTGACGTTGTTGCGGATCGTGATGATCCCGGTGCTGGTGCTGGTGTTCTACCTGCCCTACACCTGGACCAATTTCGCATCCGCGGCGATCTTCGGCCTGGCCGCCATCACCGATTGGCTCGATGGCTGGATCGCGCGGCGGTACAAGCTGGAATCGGCGTTCGGCGCCTTCCTCGACCCGGTGGCGGACAAGTTGATGGTGGCCGTGGCGCTGTTCCTCATCGTGCAGGGGCACCCGACGCCGTGGATGGCGTTCTGGGCGGCGGTCATCGTCGGTCGTGAAATCGCCGTGTCGGCCCTGCGCGAGTGGATGGCCGAACTGGGGCAGCGCGCCAAGGTGCGCGTGGCAATGATCGGCAAGGTCAAGACCACCGCGCAGATGGTGGCGCTGCTGTGCCTGCTGTACTCGGTTGCACCGAACGTGCCGGTCAGTGATATCTGGATGGGGCCGCCGGTGTTCCACATCGGCGACTGGACCCTGGCCATTGCCGCCGTGCTGACGCTGTGGTCGGGCCTGCAGTACCTGC
Above is a genomic segment from Stenotrophomonas sp. ESTM1D_MKCIP4_1 containing:
- the pgsA gene encoding CDP-diacylglycerol--glycerol-3-phosphate 3-phosphatidyltransferase, with product MKLTLPTWLTLLRIVMIPVLVLVFYLPYTWTNFASAAIFGLAAITDWLDGWIARRYKLESAFGAFLDPVADKLMVAVALFLIVQGHPTPWMAFWAAVIVGREIAVSALREWMAELGQRAKVRVAMIGKVKTTAQMVALLCLLYSVAPNVPVSDIWMGPPVFHIGDWTLAIAAVLTLWSGLQYLHAAWPSLREDERAARERSRQKKLGN